A stretch of the Nicotiana tabacum cultivar K326 chromosome 6, ASM71507v2, whole genome shotgun sequence genome encodes the following:
- the LOC107808715 gene encoding uncharacterized protein LOC107808715, producing the protein MEEGEEEEGFSRSRGFRGREDEKNYDKDPELAEILGSCLDDPDKAQSMMEERLRKKRNKIVHTKTGSATPMNVTFNKFDFTNSYIWFEFYNAPLEKDISLICDTIRSWHIVGRLGGCNSLNMQLSQSPLDKRPSYDAVQGANVNPTTFYNIGDLEIQVNLARIWVDIGTSEHLLLDVLINALTQISSDYVGIKQVVFGESEFENWRENLTSEDAGYSVHKI; encoded by the exons ATGGAGGAGGGGGAGGAGGAGGAGGGCTTTTCTCGTAGTAGAGGGTTTAGAGGTAGAGAAGATGAGAAGAATTATGACAAAGATCCTGAGCTTGCTGAGATTCTTGGCAGCTGTCTTGATGATCCGGATAAAGCTCAGTCAATG ATGGAGGAGAGATtgagaaagaaaaggaataaaataGTACATACGAagacaggttcagcaacacccaTGAATGTGACGTTCAACAA ATTTGATTTTACAAACTCCTACATATGGTTTGAGTTCTACAATGCCCCGTTGGAGAAGGATATCTCCTTGATTTGTGAT ACAATTCGTTCTTGGCACATTGTTGGACGTCTTGGTGGATgcaattcattgaatatgcaa TTGTCACAATCTCCTTTGGACAAAAGGCCAAGTTATGATGCTGTTCAGGGGGCAAATGTTAATCCTACTACGTTCTATAACATTGGGGATCTTGAGATTCAGGTTAACCTGGCTCGCATATG GGTGGACATTGGGACAAGTGAGCATTTACTGTTGGATGTACTGATTAATGCTTTGACACAGATAAGCTCCGA CTATGTTGGTATCAAGCAAGTAGTATTTGGTGAATCTGAATTTGAGAACTGGAGGGAGAACTTGACATCGGAGGATGCCGGTTACAGTGTTCACAAGATATAG